The following proteins come from a genomic window of Prionailurus viverrinus isolate Anna chromosome D1, UM_Priviv_1.0, whole genome shotgun sequence:
- the LOC125146896 gene encoding putative olfactory receptor 52P1, producing the protein MHFTNHSHQNPNSFLLMGIPGLEASHFWIAFPFCSMYALAVLGNMAVLLVVRSEPALHQPMYLFLCMLSIIDLVLCTSTVPKLLALFWTNVTEIDFGACATQMFFIHGFSAVESGILLAMAFDRYLAICRPLHYGSLLPPEAVGKLAAAAVFRGLGLMTPLTCLLARLSYCSRVVAHSYCEHMAVVKLACGGTRPNNIYGITAATLVVGTDSICITVSYTLILRAVLGLSSKEARAKTFGTCGSHLGVILLFYTPGLFSFYTQRFGQHVPRHIHILLADLYLVVPPMLNPIIYGMKTKQIRDGALRLLKRGIVQS; encoded by the coding sequence ATGCATTTCACAAACCACAGCCATCAGAACCCAAACTCTTTTCTGCTCATGGGAATTCCTGGCCTGGAGGCATCCCACTTTTGGATTGCATTTCCCTTCTGCTCCATGTATGCCCTGGCAGTGCTTGGCAACATGGCAGTGCTGCTGGTGGTGCGATCAGAGCCTGCACTGCACCAGCCCATGTACCTGTTCCTATGCATGCTGTCCATCATTGACCTGGTGCTCTGCACTTCTACTGTGCCCAAACTCCTTGCACTTTTTTGGACAAATGTTACTGAGATTGACTTTGGGGCCTGTGCTACTCAGATGTTCTTTATCCATGGCTTTTCAGCTGTTGAATCTGGTATCCTGTTAGCAATGGCCTTTGACCGCTACTTGGCCATCTGCCGGCCACTGCACTATGGGTCATTGTTGCCCCCAGAGGCTGTGGGCAAGCTGGCAGCTGCTGCTGTGTTTCGTGGCTTGGGCCTCATGACCCCACTCACATGCTTATTGGCAAGGCTGAGCTACTGTAGCCGAGTGGTGGCCCACTCCTACTGTGAGCACATGGCTGTGGTAAAGCTGGCTTGTGGGGGTACACGGCCAAACAACATCTATGGCATTACTGCTGCCACGCTAGTTGTGGGCACAGATTCCATCTGCATCACTGTCTCCTATACACTAATCCTCCGGGCTGTGTTAGGCCTCTCCTCCAAAGAGGCAAGAGCTAAGACCTTTGGCACTTGTGGCTCCCACCTGGGTGTCATCCTTCTCTTCTATACACCAGGGCTCTTCTCATTCTACACTCAGCGCTTTGGCCAGCATGTGCCCCGGCACATCCATATCCTCTTGGCTGACCTCTACCTTGTTGTACCACCCATGCTCAACCCCATCATCTATGGCATGAAGACCAAGCAGATCCGGGATGGGGCCCTCCGACTGCTGAAGCGGGGCATTGTTCAGTCTTAA